One Cryptococcus neoformans var. neoformans B-3501A chromosome 10, whole genome shotgun sequence DNA window includes the following coding sequences:
- a CDS encoding hypothetical protein (HMMPfam hit to Asp, Eukaryotic aspartyl protease, score: 222.2, E(): 9.6e-64) gives MIAPLLLLILPFALANPVPTSSPATSIAPAPTSPPVARGFSASLSHGQGAVARAKAYEKAKSKRGFFSRDVEMDDEALPPSWLLWAGARVDTKYNEGKGGFAAAYASALSKRAKNGEVTLTDHSLDTSYSASISVGTPAQTLNIVLDTGSSDLWLASTECDTTACESMDRYNPSDSSSSINLTTSFSIEYGSGSTSGSLFQDLITLGGYSVASQTFASCDDVSSGLLSSGVSGIMGLSWQALAYSKATPWWITLAKSSSWSDPLFAFYLARYRNVAGASATESDGGVANFGYLDSSMYSGDVTYVNVGDNAQYWQIEMASVTIQGSSVSLGSSNMAAIDTGTTLIGGPESVVASIYAKISGSQRMTGSYSSYYEYPCNTSVDFEITFGGYTIKITDQDFNLGRYSSDETMCTGAVYIQTLSSSSPVQWIVGDAALKNTYTVFRYSPAAVGFADLASAVASSEAAQSTTIVDASSLLAAASSTASTSVSASTSSSSSVAAASTSSARTAQTNSTASVSSEAPHVVTVSDSSTIGVASGSEATASASATDTSSGALPALGGGSKWLAIFVGVAVGVFVL, from the exons ATGATCGCCCCCTtgcttctcctcatccttccctTCGCACTCGCTAACCCCGTCCCCACATCTTCCCCTGCCACCTCAATCGCTCCTGCTCCCACGTCACCCCCTGTTGCTCGAGGATTTTCAGCTAGTCTCTCACATGGCCAAGGCGCCGTCGCTCGTGCTAAAGCTTATGAGAAGGCAAAGTCCAAGCGcggcttcttttctcgaGATGTAGAGATGGATGACGAGGCTCTGCCTCCTAGCTGGTTATTATGGGCAGGTGCCAGGGTGGATACAAAATACaatgaaggaaaaggaggattCGCCGCGGCATACGCTTCGGCACTGAGCAAGAGAGCTAAAAATGGGGAGGTCAC GTTGAC TGATCACAGCTTGGATACGTCCTACTCTGCATCTATTAGCGTCGGTACTCCTGCTCAAACACTCAACATCGTCCTGGATACGGGATCTTCTGATCTATGGCTTGCTTCAACCGAGTGTGACACCACTGCTTGTGAGAGCATGGACAGATATAATCCTTCCGACAGTTCCTCCAGTATCAA tCTCACCACTAGTTTCTCAATCGAGTACGGTTCTGGTTCTACCTCTGGCTCCCTTTTCCAGGATCTCATTACCCTTGGCGGTTACTCGGTGGCTTCCCAGACCTTTGCCTCATGTGACGATGTCAGCTCTGGTCTGTTGAGTAGCGGTGTCAGCGGTATTATGGGTTTGAGTTGGCAAGCTTTGGCTTACTCCAAAG CTACTCCATGGTGGATCACTCTCGCCAAATCCTCTAGTTGGTCTGACCCTTTATTCGCATTTTACCTTGCAAGATACCGAAATGTTGCAGGTGCAAGTGCTACTGAAAGTGACGGTGGTGTCGCCAACTTTGGATATCTCGACTCCTCCATGTACTCTGGCGATGTCACCTACGTAAATGTCGGTGATAATGCTCAGTATTGGCAGATTGAGATGGCTTCTGTGACAATCCAGGGCTCTTCAGTCTCCCTCGGTTCATCCAACATGGCGGCTATCGACACTGGTACGACTCTTATCGGTGGTCCCGAATCTGTTGTTGCATCTATCTACGCCAAGATCTCTGGGTCTCAACGCATGACTGGTTCTTACTCTTCTTACTACGAGTATCCTTGCAACACTTCGGTAGACTTTGAAATCACTTTTGGCGGTTACACCATCAAAATTACCGATCAAGATTTCAACCTTGGCCGATACTCTTCTGATGAGACCATGTGCACCGGCGCTGTCTACATCCAGACCCTTTCGTCAAGCTCGCCTGTACAGTGGATCGTCGGTGATGCTGCGTTGAAGAACACCTATACCGTCTTCAGATACAGTCCCGCTGCTGTCGGTTTCGCTGATCTCGCTAGCGCAGTAGCCAGCAGTGAGGCTGCCCAGTCTACCACCATCGTCGACgcttcatctctccttgCTGCGGCGAGCAGTACTGCAAGCACGTCGGTCTCTGCATCCACTTCATCGTCCAGCAGTGTCGCCGCTGCTAGCACCAGTAGCGCGAGGACCGCGCAGACCAATTCGACCGCTTCCGTTTCTTCTGAGGCTCCTCATGTTGTCACTGTCAGCGATTCCAGCACTATTGGTGTGGCTTCTGGCTCTGAAGCAACAGCTTCAGCTTCTGCCACTGATACTTCAAGCGGCGCTTTGCCTGCCTTGGGTGGTGGTAGCAAGTGGTTGGCGATCTTTGTGGGTGTGGCAGTCGGCGTTTTCGTGCTGTAA